From one Rhodamnia argentea isolate NSW1041297 chromosome 1, ASM2092103v1, whole genome shotgun sequence genomic stretch:
- the LOC115747806 gene encoding importin beta-like SAD2 isoform X4, translating into MPSNCKYFLNPKVVMEPVPPQLELIAEDILVPLLIVFHGLVGKVKAANIMTDISTEKIILIICKCFHFAVRSHMPSALAPHMASFCRDLIEILDSLTFDSVVPSANEYLQRLKAAKRSLLIFCALITRHRKHSDKLMPDIVNCALSIVKYSSNISKLDFRTERILSLAFDVVSRVLETGPGWKIVSPHFSFILDSAIMPALAMNGKDILEWEEDADEYIRKNLPSELEEFSGWREDLFTARKSAINLLGVMSMSKGPPMRSSKSTSSKRKKGEKNKRDSQQSSVGELLVLPFLSKFPVPTDDNASHPTILNNYFAVLMAYGGLEDFLRDKQPGYTATLLRTRVLPLYTISEKVPYLVAAANWVVGELSSCLPEDMSSEVYSHLLKALSMTDTTDISCYPVRVAAAGAMARLFENDYPPPEWLPLLQVVINRINDEDEESSILFELLNSLMEAGNESVMVHIPDLVLPLVGAISKFLPPDMEPWPQVAEKGFATLAVMAQCWESFISEEANEHESSEKCASGRAIIGRAFAVLLQEAWLKPKNLLESETSAPSSCVDHASTLLGSIMLSVTEINSILELKVSELLSVWAHLVADWHAWEESEDLSVFDCIKEVVRLSTEYELADFLSRRVPSPPAPPVPPLSIVEGIGAFVSEAITQYPSAMGRACSCVHMLLHAPSYSSETESVKQSLVIAFCQAASSSFYRIYRKQPSPLWKSLLLVIASCYLYCPDTVEEILTRNQDGGFAAWVSGLCSVASPSCTICLSGESEIKLCVMALVKVIERLLELGNFSSGIGRECFTSLLEATAKLKEVEDNAEVEEEEEEEVQEESGDEDEEETDYEDSDDDEHEETQEEFLERYAKAAIDLEDGNAVEEGDVECEDLEPDLGHLEEIDHQRLVFSLIERHRDVLLKGQVLPPQLVLTLRGAFPEQFSLLQ; encoded by the exons ATGCCTTCAAATTGCAAG taCTTTTTGAACCCAAAGGTTGTTATGGAGCCGGTGCCGCCACAGCTAGAACTGATTGCAGAAGATATTCTCGTACCACTGCTAATTGTTTTCCATGGTCTCGTTGGAAAG GTCAAAGCAGCCAATATCATGACTGATATAAGTACCGAGAAGATTATACTTATCATATGCAAATGCTTCCATTTTGCT GTGAGGTCACATATGCCATCTGCTTTGGCTCCTCACATGGCTTCATTTTGTCGTGATTTAATTGAGATTTTGGATTCTTTGACTTTCGATTCTGTAGTGCCGTCGGCAAATGAGTATTTGCAGAGGTTAAAAGCTGCGAAGAGAAGTTTGCTTATTTTCTGTGCGCTAATTACTCGACACAGAAAACACTCTGATAA GTTGATGCCCGACATTGTCAACTGTGCTTTAAGTATTGTCAAGTACAGCAGTAATATCAGC AAACTAGATTTTCGGACAGAGAGGATTCTTTCACTTGCTTTTGATGTTGTTTCACGTGTTCTAGAGACTGGACCA GGTTGGAAGATTGTTTCACCACACTTCTCTTTTATATTGGACTCTGCAATTATGCCAGCATTGGCTATGAATGGAAAG GACATATTAGAGTGGGAAGAAGACGCAGATGAGTACATAAGGAAGAACCTTCCATCTGAACTT GAAGAGTTTTCTGGATGGCGGGAGGATCTGTTCACAGCCAGAAAGAGTGCGATAAATTTACTTGGTGTCATGTCAATGTCAAAG GGACCTCCAATGAGGAGTTCCAAATCGACTTCTTCAAAGCggaaaaaaggtgaaaagaacAAGCGAGATAGTCAGCAGTCTTCTGTGGGGGAGTTATTGGTTCTTCCCTTTTTGTCCAAGTTCCCTGTTCCTACTGATGATAATGCTTCCCACCCTACAATCTTAAATAA TTACTTTGCGGTGTTGATGGCTTATGGTGGACTGGAAGAT TTTTTAAGGGACAAACAACCTGGATATACAGCAACTCTTCTTCGTACACGAGTTCTACCACTATACACGATATCAGAAAAGGTGCCATACTTGGTGGCAGCTGCAAACTGGGTTGTTGGAGAGCTTTCATCTTGTCTACCTGAA GATATGAGCTCTGAAGTATACTCCCATTTGCTTAAGGCCTTATCCATGACGGATACAACGGATATTTCTTGCTATCCTGTCCGTGTTGCAGCTGCAGGGGCGATGGCTAGGCTATTTGAA AATGATTACCCACCACCTGAATGGTTGCCACTTCTTCAAGTTGTGATTAATAGGATCAATGATGAAGACGAGGAAAGCAGCATTTTATTTGAGCTTCTGAATTCTTTAATGGAGGCTGGAAATGAAAGTGTCATGGTTCATATCCCAGACTTAGTTTTACCACTTGTTGGCGCCATCTCAAAGTTTTTACCTCCTGATATGGAGCCATGGCCCCAA GTAGCTGAAAAGGGCTTTGCAACTTTGGCGGTGATGGCTCAATGTTGGGAGAGTTTTATAAGTGAAGAAGCCAATGAGCATGAATCATCTGAAAAGTGCGCATCTGGGCGAGCTATAATCGGTAGAGCTTTCGCAGTTCTTTTGCAAGAGGCTTGGCTCAAACCAAAAAATCTGTTG GAAAGTGAAACATCCGCGCCTTCCTCGTGTGTAGATCATGCATCAACATTACTTGGGTCGATCATGCTATCTGTTACGGAAATCAACTCAATTCTAGAGCTTAAAGTGTCAGAACTATTATCAGTTTGGGCTCATCTTGTAGCAGACTGGCATGCTTGGGAAGAATCAGAGGATTTATCAGTTTTTGACTGCATTAAGGAAGTTGTCAGACTGTCCACTGAATATGAGCTGGCTGATTTCTTGTCAAGACGTGTACCATCGCCTCCTGCCCCACCTGTTCCTCCACTATCTATTGTTGAAGGTATTGGAGCTTTTGTAAGTGAAGCCATCACACAATATCCATCTGCAATGGGCAGAGCATGTTCCTGCGTTCATATGCTGCTTCATGCCCCAAGCTACTCATCTGAAACTGAAAGTGTAAAGCAGTCATTAGTGATTGCATTTTGCCAGGCAGCCTCTTCTAGTTTCTACAGAATTTACCGAAAGCAGCCCTCTCCACTGTGGAAGTCTTTGTTGCTTGTTATTGCATCATGCTATTTGTATTGTCCTGACACTGTGGAGGAGATATTGACAAGGAACCAAGACGGTGGCTTTGCAGCCTGGGTATCAGGATTATGTTCGGTTGCCTCCCCTTCTTGTACGATTTGTCTATCAGGAGAATCCGAGATTAAGTTATGTG TAATGGCACTGGTGAAGGTGATTGAGCGGTTATTAGAGCTCGGAAATTTTTCTTCCGGTATAGGCCGTGAATGCTTCACGTCACTGCTGGAGGCAACAGCGAAATTGAAAGAAGTGGAAGATAATGCagaggtggaggaagaagaagaagaagaggtacAAGAAGAAAGTggcgatgaagatgaagaggaaaccGATTATGAG GATTCAGATGATGACGAGCATGAAGAAACTCAAGAAGAATTTCTGGAAAGATATGCCAAAGCTGCGATTGATCTTGAAGATGGTAATGCCGTTGAAGAGGGAGATGTCGAATGTGAAGACCTTGAGCCTGATTTGG GCCATCTGGAGGAGATTGATCACCAACGGCTTGTCTTCTCATTGATAGAAAGACATCGAGATGTTCTCCTGAAAGGGCAGGTGTTGCCACCTCAGCTCGTTTTGACTTTGCGCGGTGCCTTCCCTGAGCAGTTTTCGTTGTTGCAGTAG
- the LOC115747806 gene encoding importin beta-like SAD2 isoform X1, producing MEVQQLAQLLNATLGSSDGDAVRAATAALDGLASSLPRFPFHLLSLATGGENQGLKVAAATYLKNYVRRNMGENPSLEVGKEFKDQLMQALLQVEPEILKVLVEVFKFVAEVEFVKQYSWPELVPELRLAIQNSDQISNNSNCKWRTVNALTILHALIRPFQYFLNPKVVMEPVPPQLELIAEDILVPLLIVFHGLVGKVKAANIMTDISTEKIILIICKCFHFAVRSHMPSALAPHMASFCRDLIEILDSLTFDSVVPSANEYLQRLKAAKRSLLIFCALITRHRKHSDKLMPDIVNCALSIVKYSSNISKLDFRTERILSLAFDVVSRVLETGPGWKIVSPHFSFILDSAIMPALAMNGKDILEWEEDADEYIRKNLPSELEEFSGWREDLFTARKSAINLLGVMSMSKGPPMRSSKSTSSKRKKGEKNKRDSQQSSVGELLVLPFLSKFPVPTDDNASHPTILNNYFAVLMAYGGLEDFLRDKQPGYTATLLRTRVLPLYTISEKVPYLVAAANWVVGELSSCLPEDMSSEVYSHLLKALSMTDTTDISCYPVRVAAAGAMARLFENDYPPPEWLPLLQVVINRINDEDEESSILFELLNSLMEAGNESVMVHIPDLVLPLVGAISKFLPPDMEPWPQVAEKGFATLAVMAQCWESFISEEANEHESSEKCASGRAIIGRAFAVLLQEAWLKPKNLLESETSAPSSCVDHASTLLGSIMLSVTEINSILELKVSELLSVWAHLVADWHAWEESEDLSVFDCIKEVVRLSTEYELADFLSRRVPSPPAPPVPPLSIVEGIGAFVSEAITQYPSAMGRACSCVHMLLHAPSYSSETESVKQSLVIAFCQAASSSFYRIYRKQPSPLWKSLLLVIASCYLYCPDTVEEILTRNQDGGFAAWVSGLCSVASPSCTICLSGESEIKLCVMALVKVIERLLELGNFSSGIGRECFTSLLEATAKLKEVEDNAEVEEEEEEEVQEESGDEDEEETDYEDSDDDEHEETQEEFLERYAKAAIDLEDGNAVEEGDVECEDLEPDLGHLEEIDHQRLVFSLIERHRDVLLKGQVLPPQLVLTLRGAFPEQFSLLQ from the exons ATGGAGGTCCAGCAATTGGCTCAGCTCCTGAACGCCACCCTCGGCAGCTCCGACGGCGACGCCGTCCGCGCGGCCACCGCGGCTCTCGACGGCCTCGCGTCCTCCCTGCCTCGCTTCCCTTTCCACCTCCTCTCCCTCGCCACCG GCGGTGAAAATCAAGGTCTTAAAGTTGCGGCTGCCACTTACCTTAAGAACTACGTCAGGCGAAATATGGGTGAAAATCCATCATTAGAAGTTGGTAAGGAGTTTAAGGATCAGCTGATGCAAGCTTTGCTTCAAGtagaaccagagattttaaaGGTTTTGGTGGAAGTG TTCAAGTTTGTTGCTGAAGTCGAGTTTGTGAAGCAATATTCGTGGCCTGAACTGGTGCCTGAATTACGCCTGGCTATTCAAAATAGCGACCAAATTAGTAACAATTCGAATTGTAAATGGAGGACTGTCAATGCCCTCACGATCCTTCATGCACTTATCAGGCCTTTTCAG taCTTTTTGAACCCAAAGGTTGTTATGGAGCCGGTGCCGCCACAGCTAGAACTGATTGCAGAAGATATTCTCGTACCACTGCTAATTGTTTTCCATGGTCTCGTTGGAAAG GTCAAAGCAGCCAATATCATGACTGATATAAGTACCGAGAAGATTATACTTATCATATGCAAATGCTTCCATTTTGCT GTGAGGTCACATATGCCATCTGCTTTGGCTCCTCACATGGCTTCATTTTGTCGTGATTTAATTGAGATTTTGGATTCTTTGACTTTCGATTCTGTAGTGCCGTCGGCAAATGAGTATTTGCAGAGGTTAAAAGCTGCGAAGAGAAGTTTGCTTATTTTCTGTGCGCTAATTACTCGACACAGAAAACACTCTGATAA GTTGATGCCCGACATTGTCAACTGTGCTTTAAGTATTGTCAAGTACAGCAGTAATATCAGC AAACTAGATTTTCGGACAGAGAGGATTCTTTCACTTGCTTTTGATGTTGTTTCACGTGTTCTAGAGACTGGACCA GGTTGGAAGATTGTTTCACCACACTTCTCTTTTATATTGGACTCTGCAATTATGCCAGCATTGGCTATGAATGGAAAG GACATATTAGAGTGGGAAGAAGACGCAGATGAGTACATAAGGAAGAACCTTCCATCTGAACTT GAAGAGTTTTCTGGATGGCGGGAGGATCTGTTCACAGCCAGAAAGAGTGCGATAAATTTACTTGGTGTCATGTCAATGTCAAAG GGACCTCCAATGAGGAGTTCCAAATCGACTTCTTCAAAGCggaaaaaaggtgaaaagaacAAGCGAGATAGTCAGCAGTCTTCTGTGGGGGAGTTATTGGTTCTTCCCTTTTTGTCCAAGTTCCCTGTTCCTACTGATGATAATGCTTCCCACCCTACAATCTTAAATAA TTACTTTGCGGTGTTGATGGCTTATGGTGGACTGGAAGAT TTTTTAAGGGACAAACAACCTGGATATACAGCAACTCTTCTTCGTACACGAGTTCTACCACTATACACGATATCAGAAAAGGTGCCATACTTGGTGGCAGCTGCAAACTGGGTTGTTGGAGAGCTTTCATCTTGTCTACCTGAA GATATGAGCTCTGAAGTATACTCCCATTTGCTTAAGGCCTTATCCATGACGGATACAACGGATATTTCTTGCTATCCTGTCCGTGTTGCAGCTGCAGGGGCGATGGCTAGGCTATTTGAA AATGATTACCCACCACCTGAATGGTTGCCACTTCTTCAAGTTGTGATTAATAGGATCAATGATGAAGACGAGGAAAGCAGCATTTTATTTGAGCTTCTGAATTCTTTAATGGAGGCTGGAAATGAAAGTGTCATGGTTCATATCCCAGACTTAGTTTTACCACTTGTTGGCGCCATCTCAAAGTTTTTACCTCCTGATATGGAGCCATGGCCCCAA GTAGCTGAAAAGGGCTTTGCAACTTTGGCGGTGATGGCTCAATGTTGGGAGAGTTTTATAAGTGAAGAAGCCAATGAGCATGAATCATCTGAAAAGTGCGCATCTGGGCGAGCTATAATCGGTAGAGCTTTCGCAGTTCTTTTGCAAGAGGCTTGGCTCAAACCAAAAAATCTGTTG GAAAGTGAAACATCCGCGCCTTCCTCGTGTGTAGATCATGCATCAACATTACTTGGGTCGATCATGCTATCTGTTACGGAAATCAACTCAATTCTAGAGCTTAAAGTGTCAGAACTATTATCAGTTTGGGCTCATCTTGTAGCAGACTGGCATGCTTGGGAAGAATCAGAGGATTTATCAGTTTTTGACTGCATTAAGGAAGTTGTCAGACTGTCCACTGAATATGAGCTGGCTGATTTCTTGTCAAGACGTGTACCATCGCCTCCTGCCCCACCTGTTCCTCCACTATCTATTGTTGAAGGTATTGGAGCTTTTGTAAGTGAAGCCATCACACAATATCCATCTGCAATGGGCAGAGCATGTTCCTGCGTTCATATGCTGCTTCATGCCCCAAGCTACTCATCTGAAACTGAAAGTGTAAAGCAGTCATTAGTGATTGCATTTTGCCAGGCAGCCTCTTCTAGTTTCTACAGAATTTACCGAAAGCAGCCCTCTCCACTGTGGAAGTCTTTGTTGCTTGTTATTGCATCATGCTATTTGTATTGTCCTGACACTGTGGAGGAGATATTGACAAGGAACCAAGACGGTGGCTTTGCAGCCTGGGTATCAGGATTATGTTCGGTTGCCTCCCCTTCTTGTACGATTTGTCTATCAGGAGAATCCGAGATTAAGTTATGTG TAATGGCACTGGTGAAGGTGATTGAGCGGTTATTAGAGCTCGGAAATTTTTCTTCCGGTATAGGCCGTGAATGCTTCACGTCACTGCTGGAGGCAACAGCGAAATTGAAAGAAGTGGAAGATAATGCagaggtggaggaagaagaagaagaagaggtacAAGAAGAAAGTggcgatgaagatgaagaggaaaccGATTATGAG GATTCAGATGATGACGAGCATGAAGAAACTCAAGAAGAATTTCTGGAAAGATATGCCAAAGCTGCGATTGATCTTGAAGATGGTAATGCCGTTGAAGAGGGAGATGTCGAATGTGAAGACCTTGAGCCTGATTTGG GCCATCTGGAGGAGATTGATCACCAACGGCTTGTCTTCTCATTGATAGAAAGACATCGAGATGTTCTCCTGAAAGGGCAGGTGTTGCCACCTCAGCTCGTTTTGACTTTGCGCGGTGCCTTCCCTGAGCAGTTTTCGTTGTTGCAGTAG
- the LOC115747806 gene encoding importin beta-like SAD2 isoform X3 — protein sequence MEVQQLAQLLNATLGSSDGDAVRAATAALDGLASSLPRFPFHLLSLATGGENQGLKVAAATYLKNYVRRNMGENPSLEVGKEFKDQLMQALLQVEPEILKVLVEVFKFVAEVEFVKQYSWPELVPELRLAIQNSDQISNNSNCKWRTVNALTILHALIRPFQKLDFRTERILSLAFDVVSRVLETGPGWKIVSPHFSFILDSAIMPALAMNGKDILEWEEDADEYIRKNLPSELEEFSGWREDLFTARKSAINLLGVMSMSKGPPMRSSKSTSSKRKKGEKNKRDSQQSSVGELLVLPFLSKFPVPTDDNASHPTILNNYFAVLMAYGGLEDFLRDKQPGYTATLLRTRVLPLYTISEKVPYLVAAANWVVGELSSCLPEDMSSEVYSHLLKALSMTDTTDISCYPVRVAAAGAMARLFENDYPPPEWLPLLQVVINRINDEDEESSILFELLNSLMEAGNESVMVHIPDLVLPLVGAISKFLPPDMEPWPQVAEKGFATLAVMAQCWESFISEEANEHESSEKCASGRAIIGRAFAVLLQEAWLKPKNLLESETSAPSSCVDHASTLLGSIMLSVTEINSILELKVSELLSVWAHLVADWHAWEESEDLSVFDCIKEVVRLSTEYELADFLSRRVPSPPAPPVPPLSIVEGIGAFVSEAITQYPSAMGRACSCVHMLLHAPSYSSETESVKQSLVIAFCQAASSSFYRIYRKQPSPLWKSLLLVIASCYLYCPDTVEEILTRNQDGGFAAWVSGLCSVASPSCTICLSGESEIKLCVMALVKVIERLLELGNFSSGIGRECFTSLLEATAKLKEVEDNAEVEEEEEEEVQEESGDEDEEETDYEDSDDDEHEETQEEFLERYAKAAIDLEDGNAVEEGDVECEDLEPDLGHLEEIDHQRLVFSLIERHRDVLLKGQVLPPQLVLTLRGAFPEQFSLLQ from the exons ATGGAGGTCCAGCAATTGGCTCAGCTCCTGAACGCCACCCTCGGCAGCTCCGACGGCGACGCCGTCCGCGCGGCCACCGCGGCTCTCGACGGCCTCGCGTCCTCCCTGCCTCGCTTCCCTTTCCACCTCCTCTCCCTCGCCACCG GCGGTGAAAATCAAGGTCTTAAAGTTGCGGCTGCCACTTACCTTAAGAACTACGTCAGGCGAAATATGGGTGAAAATCCATCATTAGAAGTTGGTAAGGAGTTTAAGGATCAGCTGATGCAAGCTTTGCTTCAAGtagaaccagagattttaaaGGTTTTGGTGGAAGTG TTCAAGTTTGTTGCTGAAGTCGAGTTTGTGAAGCAATATTCGTGGCCTGAACTGGTGCCTGAATTACGCCTGGCTATTCAAAATAGCGACCAAATTAGTAACAATTCGAATTGTAAATGGAGGACTGTCAATGCCCTCACGATCCTTCATGCACTTATCAGGCCTTTTCAG AAACTAGATTTTCGGACAGAGAGGATTCTTTCACTTGCTTTTGATGTTGTTTCACGTGTTCTAGAGACTGGACCA GGTTGGAAGATTGTTTCACCACACTTCTCTTTTATATTGGACTCTGCAATTATGCCAGCATTGGCTATGAATGGAAAG GACATATTAGAGTGGGAAGAAGACGCAGATGAGTACATAAGGAAGAACCTTCCATCTGAACTT GAAGAGTTTTCTGGATGGCGGGAGGATCTGTTCACAGCCAGAAAGAGTGCGATAAATTTACTTGGTGTCATGTCAATGTCAAAG GGACCTCCAATGAGGAGTTCCAAATCGACTTCTTCAAAGCggaaaaaaggtgaaaagaacAAGCGAGATAGTCAGCAGTCTTCTGTGGGGGAGTTATTGGTTCTTCCCTTTTTGTCCAAGTTCCCTGTTCCTACTGATGATAATGCTTCCCACCCTACAATCTTAAATAA TTACTTTGCGGTGTTGATGGCTTATGGTGGACTGGAAGAT TTTTTAAGGGACAAACAACCTGGATATACAGCAACTCTTCTTCGTACACGAGTTCTACCACTATACACGATATCAGAAAAGGTGCCATACTTGGTGGCAGCTGCAAACTGGGTTGTTGGAGAGCTTTCATCTTGTCTACCTGAA GATATGAGCTCTGAAGTATACTCCCATTTGCTTAAGGCCTTATCCATGACGGATACAACGGATATTTCTTGCTATCCTGTCCGTGTTGCAGCTGCAGGGGCGATGGCTAGGCTATTTGAA AATGATTACCCACCACCTGAATGGTTGCCACTTCTTCAAGTTGTGATTAATAGGATCAATGATGAAGACGAGGAAAGCAGCATTTTATTTGAGCTTCTGAATTCTTTAATGGAGGCTGGAAATGAAAGTGTCATGGTTCATATCCCAGACTTAGTTTTACCACTTGTTGGCGCCATCTCAAAGTTTTTACCTCCTGATATGGAGCCATGGCCCCAA GTAGCTGAAAAGGGCTTTGCAACTTTGGCGGTGATGGCTCAATGTTGGGAGAGTTTTATAAGTGAAGAAGCCAATGAGCATGAATCATCTGAAAAGTGCGCATCTGGGCGAGCTATAATCGGTAGAGCTTTCGCAGTTCTTTTGCAAGAGGCTTGGCTCAAACCAAAAAATCTGTTG GAAAGTGAAACATCCGCGCCTTCCTCGTGTGTAGATCATGCATCAACATTACTTGGGTCGATCATGCTATCTGTTACGGAAATCAACTCAATTCTAGAGCTTAAAGTGTCAGAACTATTATCAGTTTGGGCTCATCTTGTAGCAGACTGGCATGCTTGGGAAGAATCAGAGGATTTATCAGTTTTTGACTGCATTAAGGAAGTTGTCAGACTGTCCACTGAATATGAGCTGGCTGATTTCTTGTCAAGACGTGTACCATCGCCTCCTGCCCCACCTGTTCCTCCACTATCTATTGTTGAAGGTATTGGAGCTTTTGTAAGTGAAGCCATCACACAATATCCATCTGCAATGGGCAGAGCATGTTCCTGCGTTCATATGCTGCTTCATGCCCCAAGCTACTCATCTGAAACTGAAAGTGTAAAGCAGTCATTAGTGATTGCATTTTGCCAGGCAGCCTCTTCTAGTTTCTACAGAATTTACCGAAAGCAGCCCTCTCCACTGTGGAAGTCTTTGTTGCTTGTTATTGCATCATGCTATTTGTATTGTCCTGACACTGTGGAGGAGATATTGACAAGGAACCAAGACGGTGGCTTTGCAGCCTGGGTATCAGGATTATGTTCGGTTGCCTCCCCTTCTTGTACGATTTGTCTATCAGGAGAATCCGAGATTAAGTTATGTG TAATGGCACTGGTGAAGGTGATTGAGCGGTTATTAGAGCTCGGAAATTTTTCTTCCGGTATAGGCCGTGAATGCTTCACGTCACTGCTGGAGGCAACAGCGAAATTGAAAGAAGTGGAAGATAATGCagaggtggaggaagaagaagaagaagaggtacAAGAAGAAAGTggcgatgaagatgaagaggaaaccGATTATGAG GATTCAGATGATGACGAGCATGAAGAAACTCAAGAAGAATTTCTGGAAAGATATGCCAAAGCTGCGATTGATCTTGAAGATGGTAATGCCGTTGAAGAGGGAGATGTCGAATGTGAAGACCTTGAGCCTGATTTGG GCCATCTGGAGGAGATTGATCACCAACGGCTTGTCTTCTCATTGATAGAAAGACATCGAGATGTTCTCCTGAAAGGGCAGGTGTTGCCACCTCAGCTCGTTTTGACTTTGCGCGGTGCCTTCCCTGAGCAGTTTTCGTTGTTGCAGTAG